Within Primulina tabacum isolate GXHZ01 chromosome 5, ASM2559414v2, whole genome shotgun sequence, the genomic segment attcGTAACGTGATCCGAACAGATGAATTCCAACACAAGTACTACATTTCTCTTAAATTCTGACAAATTTAGGAGAAtacattaaattaataatataatctaATCTTGTCTTAATTTTCTTTTGCACCCACAATTAATTAACGAATGAATAAACTAAGTCGTTGACTGAACAGAAGCGGCGACGTTTGATTCCAGGTCAAATTTGTGCGTTGACTTTTCTTCTTCGAAGTGCTCGTGAGTGGTATGGAGAAGAGAGCAGCTCATTTCTCTGTTCTTTCCCCACAAGACTCCATACAGTCCCAACACAATCAATGCTGAACCCGCAACTCTGCGCATGCATGCATGCATCCACCATACAAATCAATAATCAAAACCGattaattatgtttttcatGATATAAATGCAGTAATTAATGCGCATGcaagaaataataaattaaaatagatGATCCCTTACGTGCCAGTGTATAGTTTTTCTTGAAGTAGAGCCCAGCTGAGGATAGCCACGATAACCAGAAGCAAAGGGCTGAAAACCGATACATACAGAGGCCCTTTCCTTTCTATGCACCATGTCATTAAACAATATGCCATCGCCGAACACACGATTCCCTGGAAACCGGCCGAAATTCAATTTGCGATTTTACGTCATTTATTTCATAATTATCACATGTGTcgtgttatttaatttaattgtgtttaTCTCTCTTTGCGAGTTTAATCATCAATATTgtcgaatttcaattttagtatgttatctttatttttttaatctttttttatGTGCCGTCATGTGTTCGTTTTCACGTAAACACTAtcataaaaaaagaaagatcaGAATCAGACGACTTTAATTTACGTGaacataaattataatatatataaataccgCGTAGACAGTTGAAACAATCCTGATGGTGTGGTTGAGCGACCAAGCTGATAAATCATGGTTGAAGCAGAACCCTATGATCACACACTGAAAACtcgacatgaaacacatcaAGGCCGAGCTTGAATATGGAGCCACATACTGCTTGCTCAGTCTTGTctgaataaatatttaaaaacaaataattaacaAGAAACAAAATAATTATTAGTAGACATGCATTAATGATTAGTTGGGAGTATCAActgatacaaaaaaaaaaaaaaaaaaaaagcggATGCATGGATAATTACTTGGATGATCAACCACACAGCCCAAGAAACAGCGCTTGCAACGAGAAGCAAAGGGCCCGAGGAATTGACATGGTCGATGGAATTCTTGGTTCCCGTTTTCTCTGCGTATTTCCAATGAATGCCCGACTGCCCGATGTTCACTACTTGCCCATGGTAGAAAGACAGCAACAGCGCACCGCCCACGCATATTATGGTTCCCCACACCTTGGCTTGCCCCGCCTTGCTTTTAAGTACCAGTTTCTCCAATCTGTCGaatttatatagatatatattttcAAGAATGTTTTGTTAATCTTCTATTTAATTAGTTTATAGTTACCCTAAAGGTACAGCCAAGAGGAAAGTGACCGCTGGATTTATGTTGCTCAAGGCGCATGCGATTGTTGGGGTAGAATATTTCAGCCCAACAAAATATGTGATCTGATTCACAGTAACCCTGCATTCACATGGGAATGATTACTtaagatatataatatatattcatcTGTGAAAGGTGCAAATTGTAAGTAACAACTTACCCAAAGATGGAACACAAGAAAATTTGGAACAAGATAGATTTTGTCAATTTTGGCCTCGTTTTCCTGTTCATATATGTCATGACAAGGATGAGAAACTATACCATGACGGTACTTCACACGATTtggaaattattttattctaaTTGTGTGtatgcatatatataaatatataatattcttttataattataattattaataattaatatattagtaatttaaaatattactaGTATCAACGTTGCGATGACATTGACAGGTGTCGAAGCTGACAATCAGAGAAAAATCAAGGTAGTCAGTAGTATTAATTTTGCGgtttgaaattatatatatatatagaagtaaaattttatattgaattttactattatttgacattaatataaaattcgaatTAATAATGAATGAATATATTTATGATTAATGAACAGACCAGGTAGCTAGTTTTATGTGCATGACAAACAAGTGTAACGTAACCCTACCAACTTCATTAGTTTCATGACGTTTGggttttatcttctctatttcTTTCCtctaaaaatatatcaattttctgaaaataatatacgattaAGAGTAATAGCAAAAGTATTGGGTTGAAAAAGATTTTAATAATGAATAAATTACAAACGTAGAGAATTAGCAATACTATAAGAAAATTATAGCATTATCTTTAGTTTGCGTATACTGCAAATAAACCAGATTAATTTCAATATATAGAACCATTTCTCAAATAAAATTAGTACCTGCAAATACCACAAGTTCCCCTGATTACTTTTCAAGCAGACAGTTTTGAGGTTGGATTGATAGGAATGCA encodes:
- the LOC142544846 gene encoding WAT1-related protein At1g09380; translated protein: MVQGDFFPLLNMVIVQLGYAGMNIISKLAMDSGMNPFVHVAYRQIFATISLAPFAFFMERKTRPKLTKSILFQIFLCSIFGVTVNQITYFVGLKYSTPTIACALSNINPAVTFLLAVPLGLEKLVLKSKAGQAKVWGTIICVGGALLLSFYHGQVVNIGQSGIHWKYAEKTGTKNSIDHVNSSGPLLLVASAVSWAVWLIIQTRLSKQYVAPYSSSALMCFMSSFQCVIIGFCFNHDLSAWSLNHTIRIVSTVYAGIVCSAMAYCLMTWCIERKGPLYVSVFSPLLLVIVAILSWALLQEKLYTGTVAGSALIVLGLYGVLWGKNREMSCSLLHTTHEHFEEEKSTHKFDLESNVAASVQSTT